The following coding sequences lie in one Pan paniscus chromosome X, NHGRI_mPanPan1-v2.0_pri, whole genome shotgun sequence genomic window:
- the LDOC1 gene encoding protein LDOC1 gives MVDELVLLLHALLMRHRALSIENSQLMEQLRLLVCERASLLRQVRPPSCPVPFPETFNGESSRLPEFIVQTASYMLVNENRFCNDAMKVAFLISLLTGEAEEWVVPYIEMDSPILGDYRAFLDEMKQCFGWDDDEDDDDDEEEDDY, from the coding sequence ATGGTGGATGAGTTGGTGCTGCTGCTGCACGCGCTCCTGATGCGGCACCGCGCCCTGAGCATCGAGAACAGCCAGCTCATGGAACAGCTGCGGCTGCTGGTGTGCGAGAGGGCCAGTCTGCTGCGCCAGGTACGTCCGCCGAGCTGCCCGGTGCCCTTCCCCGAAACGTTTAATGGCGAGAGCTCCCGGCTCCCCGAGTTTATCGTGCAGACGGCGTCTTACATGCTCGTGAACGAGAACCGATTCTGCAACGACGCCATGAAGGTGGCATTCCTAATCAGCCTCCTCACCGGGGAAGCCGAGGAGTGGGTGGTGCCCTACATCGAGATGGATAGCCCCATCCTAGGTGATTACCGGGCCTTCCTCGATGAGATGAAACAGTGCTTTGGCTGGGATGACGACGAAGACGACGACGACGACGAAGAAGAGGATGATTATTAG